The Dokdonia donghaensis DSW-1 DNA window AGTTGCCAGAAGTGAAGACGCGTTTTTTCTTATTGATTCTTCTCACATCATTTACAGTGATGTCGCAAGACTTTTCAGAAAACTGGACAGCACATTACTCTTATAACCGAGTGTCTGATATGACCTCTGGTAATGATAGAGTATACGTGGCTTCAGAAAATGCAGTTTTTATATATAACACACTTGATGAGTCTATAGAAACTAGAACCACCGTAAATGGTCTTTCTGGTAATGTAATATCTGCTATTTATTATAGTGAAGGTTTTGACACACTCTTTATAGGGTATGAAAATGGTGTTATAGATGTTGTAGTGGGTAATAGCACAGATGTTCTTACTGTGGTAGATATTTTTAATAAACCTGCTATCCCACCAGACCGTAAGCGCATTAATCATTTTGAAGAGTATAATGGCTTTGTTTATATATCCTCTAGTTTTGGTATTTCCTTATTTGAGCTTAGTCAGTTAGAGTTTGACGATTCTTATTTTATAGGCAATGGTGGTGGCTTACTAGATATAGGTAGTGTAGCCATACAAGAGCCATACATCTATGCCGCATCTATAGACGGGGGTGTGCGTAGAGCGCTTGTTGCAAATGATAATATTATAGATTTTAATAACTGGGAGACTATACGTACTGGATCTTACCAGGAGATTGTAAGTTTTAATAATGACCTTTACTTACAAGAAGACAACCAGATTCTTATCTCTCAAGATGGGGTAGATTATAGCATTTTTGAATCATACCCAGAGACGGTAATAGACATTAGGCCTAATGAAGATTTCTTATCTGTAACATATAACGCTACCGTCTTGCTCTATGATGAAAATCAAAATCTAGCACAAACCTATGGTGCGATAGAAGGTTTTACAACAAGATACACCACTACCTTAACATTGCAAGGAGAAATCTTTGTGGGTACGCTAGGTTCTGGGGTGGCTCGTTTCTCTAGTTCTAATATATCTGATGTTATACGATTATTGCCTAATGGTCCGCTTGAAAATGAACATTTTGATGTGGCTGCTAGTGCAGGAAATGTTTGGTCCGTTTTTGGAGATTTTGATGTTTCGTACAATCCTTTTCCTCTCAAAACACAGGGAATAAGCAAATTTACAGAAGGTGAAGGGTGGAGTTCTATAAATCCTGGAGATCTTTTTGGGGCGACAAATTTTGTGCACGTTGCTGTAAACTCCTTAGACCCTACACAGCTGTTTGCAAGTTCTTTTAATGGAGGGCTAGTTGAGGTGCTAGATGCAACACCAAGTATTTTATATGATGAAAATAATAGTACGCTATCTCCGGTAGCAACCACTACAGATGATGTACGTGTAAACGGAGGAGCGTATGATGCTGAGGGTAATTTCTGGGTGACTAATGCAAGATCACCCCTAGGCTTGCATAAGGTAAGTCCAGCAGGACAATTTTCTTCTTTTAACACAGAGGAGATTCTAGCCGGAAGTGATGCAAATCTTGATGCCCTTGCAATAGGTCTTGATGGCGTTGTGTTTTTTGGTACAGATACCAGAGGTGTGATTGCTTATAATCCCGCTAATAATGAGTTTGCAAGACTTGCGGGAGAAGATGGAGCGGCAAATCTACCTATAGATGATATACGCTCGCTAGCAATAGATAGAAACGGTGCTTTATGGATTGGAACACGATTAGGTCTTAGAGTACTATTTGGCCCATCACAAATTTTTGAAAACTCACAGATAAGCGCAAATGCAATTATATTTTTAGAGGATGGTCTAGCTCAAGAATTGCTTAATGACCAAGTGATAACAGATATCATTGTAGATGGAGCAAATAATAAGTGGCTTGCCACTGCAGACTCTGGTGTGTTTTACGTGAGTCCTAATGGTCAAGAAACCATTTTTCACTTCACTACAGATAACTCACCACTGCCGTCTAACACGGTACAATCTGTTGCGATAGACCCAGAGACGGGTAGTGTTTACTTTGGTACCGTAAGAGGTATGGTATCTTTTGATGGTACTTCTACCGCTCCTGCAGATAATCTGGAAAATGTACTTATATATCCTAACCCTGTGAGACCAGGCTTTAATGGTAACGTGCGTATAGAAGGACTTACCGCTCGTACTAATGTAAAAATTACAGACCTAGTAGGTAACCTCGTTTATGAAGAAAATACTACAGGTGGTAGCATAGAGTGGGATACAACAGCCTTTGGCCGTCATAAGGTGGCTTCTGGGGTATACTTATTACTCATTACCGGCCCTCCAGAAGAAATGCAAGAGACTACCATAGAAAAAGTGATGATCATACGATAATGCTAGTAAAAACAGAAGCTATTGTTTTCTCTGCGCTTAAGTATGGTGAGGCAGACCTTATTGTAAAGGCTTTTACAAAAAGCAGTGGTGTCAAGTCGTACCTGCTCAGAAATATCCTTAAATCCAAAAAAGGAAAGCTACGTGTAGCAATGTTTCAGCCGCTCACCCATCTTGAGATAGAGGCAAACCATAAAGACAAGGGTACCCTCGAGAGTATAAGAGAAGCAAAAGTCATAACTCATTATACCAGCCTGCACACGCAGGTAGCAAAGAGTGCTATCGTTTTTTTTATATCAGATATGCTGCGATCTTCTGTGCAGGAGGAAGAAGAAAATGCTCCACTATTTGAGTTTCTGGTTGCCTCAAGCTTATGGCTAGATTTACATAGTGATATTGCAAATTTTCATCTACTATTTTTAGTGAAGTTAAGCGGTTATCTAGGCTTCTATCCAGATGATAGTGAGGCACATCACCTATATTTTAATTTGCTAGATGGTTATTTTGAGTCTTCAGAGCGCACCTTGTATAGTCGATCTGGAGAAGAAATTGAGTTGTTAAAAAGGTTCTTAGGCATAAATTTTGATGTACTTACACAAATCAAACTAAACCAAAAACAACGCACCTCCTTTCTCAATATACTGTTACAGTATTATGAGTTACATTTGCAAGGTTTTAAGAAACCTCGCTCACTAGCAGTGCTTAACTCAATTTTTAGCTAAATGCGCATACTTTTATCCCTATTTCTGCTGCTGTCTTTTACTTCTTACTCGCAGGTCATTACAATACTAGATGTAGACACGCGTGAGCCTATAATAGGGGTTGCTATCTTTAATAATGACAAGAGTAAAAGTGCACTCACAGATTTTGATGGTAAGGCAGATGTGACCGCTTTCGCGAAAGCGGAAACCCTTTATTTTCAAGAAGTCGCACATAAGGACGCTCAGTATACAAAAGCACAAATAGCAGCATTTTCAAACCGAATTTTTCTCAAACAAAAGGATAACCAGCTTACAGAAATTGTGCTCTCTGCTAGCAAATTTGCACAAAGCCGAAAGAATGTACCTCAGAAAATAGTAGGTCTCACCTCAAAGGATATTATAAGAGCAAACCCGCAAACAGCGGCAGATTTACTAGAGACAAGTGGGTCTGTTTTTGTTCAAAAAAGTCAGCAGGGTGGTGGTAGTCCACTCATACGAGGGTTCTCTACAAATAGACTACTTATCACATTAGACGGAGTGAGATTTAATACGGCAATATTTAGAGGAGGAAACGTGCAAAACGTGATATCTATTGATCCTTTTATTATAAACCGCACAGAAGTATTACTAGGGCCAGGTTCTGTAATTTATGGTAGTGATGCTGTAGGTGGAGTAATGAATTTTTATACAAAACAGCCCAAACTATCATTTTCAGACAGCCTTACGGTTACAGGTACAGTTGTAGCTAGAGTAAATACGGCCAATAATGAGAAGACTGGTCACTTTGATATCACACTGGGTAAGAGGCAGTGGTCTTTCCTCACAAGTGCTAGTTACTCAGATTATGATAACCTGCGACAAGGGGAGCACGGCCCAGATGATTACCTACGTTCTGAATATGTCCAGACTATAGATGGGGTAGATGTAGCTGTCACAAATGATGACCCACTGGTACAAGTAGGCTCTGCTTTTAACTCACTTAATCTAATGCAAAAAGTGAGATATACGCCTAATGAAAAGTGGGATTTTAACCTTGGGGTGATTTATGCAGCCACCTCAGATTATGATCGTTATGATAGATTAACGAGAAAACGTGATGGCGAATTTAGATCGGCAGAGTGGTTTTATGGCCCACAAAAGTGGTTTATGACTAACCTCCAAGTTAATAAAGAAGGTAATGGTCAGTACTACGATAGAGTGATAGGTACATTTACTTACCAGAATTCTAAAGAAAGTAGAAACGACCGGGATTTTAACGCGACAGACTTCTTTGAGACAGATGAGAGTGTAGATGCAATATCTGTAGGGCTAGATTTTGTTAAGAAGCTTGAGACTAAGAGAAACAAAATATTTTATGGACTTGAGTATATACATAACAAAGTACACTCAGATGGTCAAGTAACAGACATAACTACGGGTGACATTGCAAACACAGCGTCTAGATATCCAGATGGCTCTACCTGGCAATCGCTGGCAGCTTATGCTAGTGCGCAAATAGAGCTTTCTGATAAGACACATATACAAACGGGATTACGTTATAATCATATCTTACTAGCAGCCGACTTTTCTGATAATAATGAGTTTTTTGCATTTCCTTTTCAAAACGCAGACTTGAGTACGGGTAATCTCACTGGAAGTTTTGGCGTGACTCACGAGGTGTCAAAAAAAGTAAGTGTTAAGGCAAATGTAGGTACAGCTTTTAGAGCACCTAATATAGATGACGTAGGTAAAATTTTTGATAGCGAGCCAGGCTCTGTTGTTGTGCCTAACCCTGATCTTAAATCTGAATATGCCTATAATGGAGAGCTGGGAGTGAGTCTTAATTTTTCTAACGTACTACAGTTTGATGTAAACGGTTATTATACACTGCTGGAGAACGCGCTAGTGCGCCGCGATTTTAATCTTAATGGTGTTACAGAAATAGAGTATCAAGGTGAGACTAGTAATGTGCAAGCTATTCAAAACGCATCTAAGGCAGAGGTGTATGGTGTAGAGATAGGGGCAAATGCTAACCTCACAAAGCATTTAAAGTTCACAAGCCAGTTTAATTACACGAGTGGTGTAGAGCAAGAAGAAGATGGGAGTTATGTGCCTTTTAGACACGTGGCACCACTCTTTGGAAATGGGCATTTAATCTGGGCAAAAGATAAATGGACGCTTGACGCGTCTGTAGCATATAGCGGTAAGTTTGATTTTGATGAGCTTGCTCCTAGCCAGCAAAGTAACTCACACCTTTATGCACTAGACGGAGATGGTAACCCCTTCTCACCTAGCTGGTATGACTTGAGTATTGCTAGTAGATATGTACTTTCAGACAGCTGGTCTTTTACGGCAAATCTTGAGAATATTACAGACCAGCGTTACCGTACGTATTCTTCTGGAATAGCTGCTGCGGGAAGAAATTTAATACTTGCGGCGACTTATAATTTTTAAGGTTACGCTTTCGCGAAAGCGTAAAAAGAACCATTTAACTACTTGCTTTTACCACCTACTATGATGACAATCTCACCCTTAGGAGGTTTGTTTGTATAATGTGCTAGCACCTCTGCTGCGGTCCCTCTCACGGTTTCTTCGTGTAGTTTTGTAATCTCTCTAGATACAGAGACAGGTCTGTCTTCTCCAAAATATGCTACAAAGTGGCCTAAGGTCTTTACTAACTTGTGAGGCGACTCATAAATAATCATCGTGCGTGTTTCTTCTTGAAGTGCAAGAAACCGAGTCTGGCGACCTTTTTTTACCGGGAGAAAACCTTCAAAAACAAACTTATCATTAGGGAAGCCACTATTTACAAGTGCAGGTACAAATGCCGTTGCACCTGGTAAACAGTCTACTTCTATACCAGCCTCTACACAAGCACGCGTAAGTAAAAAACCTGGATCTGAGATGGCAGGTGTGCCAGCGTCACTTATACAAGCCACGGTCTCACCAGCAGCAATGCGCTTTACGATAGCATCTACCGTTTTATGCTCGTTATGCATATGATGGCTCATCATCTGGGTACCTATCTCATAATACTTGAGGAGTTTACCGCTAGTGCGTGTGTCTTCTGCAAGAATAAGATCTACCTCCTTAAGTATGCGTATGGCACGGAAGGTCATATCCTCTAGATTACCTATAGGTGTGGGTACGAGATAAAGTTTTGACATACCGCAAAGTTAGTGATTAATGAGAGTTTGTAGCTGTAAAACTAGCGATACATAGGTCGTACCTCTTTACCGAAAAAGTAAGAGGTAAGTACGAGAACCGTTGCAACAAGTGTGAGGGTAATATCTTGGTCTGCATTATAGTGTGCGGCTGCAGCGAGTACAACATCAAGAAAAATACCAGCATATGCCCATTCTGTAAGCCAGGGAATACCTCGCCATAGCACCATAATTACACCTGCTATCTTAAGTATGGCTAGTGGTATAACAATATACGTGGGGTAGTTTAAAGATTCAAAAAAACCCTCTACCATTGCGGTATTTCTAAAATACATTTGCGCAGAGTAAAGCATAATAGCACAAATACCTATGGTAGCAATCCAGTAAATGATGCGTTGTGTTTTCATAGCGATTTAATTAAAACGCGCTTCTATAACCTCCATAAATCGCTCCTCTTGTATTTCTTTACCTTCCCAGTTATTGTAGTCTGGCTTTACCATCTGTGTAATAAAGTTTCTAGCCTCGCTAGCAGAAGCAAATGTTTCTAGCTGGCTTAACACGCGGTTGTAGTCTGAGGTGCTTCCGGCAAAGAGGTGTTTTATAAAAGAGAGTTTATCATTGAGCCCTATTTTAAGTCCTGTCTTTAAGCGATCATTAAGATTTTTTGGTTTTTCTTCTTCCTTAGGAGTCTCGGTAGTTGTTTCTTTTGGTTCAAATATGGGTGTTTGACCATACTCAGAGCCTATGGTAAAGCTATCATTTTTACCTACAGCAGGTTCTTGCGGGATGATAGAGTCTATCACCTTGTCAATATCTGCCGCTTCTGGTGCCATTTCTGGCCACATATCTTTTATTTTTTCTATAACAGGCTCGTGTACTGGATCTTCATCATTGTACTCTGTACCATCAGGTCTGTGGTGATCTGTTGTTCCTTTTGCCTCCTCATAGCGTGCTTCATTCTCGGCTAGTATTTGAGCTGGAGTTTTTGCCTGCTCACTTTCTGTAGGTTCAGAAAATAGGTCTTGCTTTACGGTCTCGATAGAAGTTACTGCCTCAAGATTATCTTCTACATCTTTGAGACCTATTGTGGGTACACCTGTTTTTTCTAGCTTTTCTGCATAGGCCAGTACGGTTAATTTTTCGTGTAGTTCTCTAGAGGTAGCCGCTAGCTTAGTATAATCTGCTGTATCACGTAGTTGTAATATTTTGTGTGCTAGGCTTACAAGGTCTGCCTTGATGGATTTCTTCATAACTTTGAGATATGTGGGGTCGGTTTCGACGTAATTTTGATACATTTACCTACTCCTAATCATTGGGATTGATAAAACGAAATTAAATTCGTTTTGGTGTAGAAAAGTACAAAATGTTTCTCGAAAATACAGTAAATCATAAAGAGCAATTTGGCTGGATAGAAGTCATTTGTGGGTCGATGTTCTCTGGTAAAACAGAAGAACTCATCCGTAGGCTCAAGCGCGCGCAGTTTGCAAAACAAAAAGTAGAAATCTTTAAACCTGCGGTAGACGTGCGCTATGATGAAGAAATGGTAGTCTCTCACGACTCAAATGAGATACGATCTACACCTGTACCAGCAGCAGCAAATATTCCTATTCTTGCAGATGATTGTGATGTGGTAGGTATAGATGAAGCACAGTTTTTTGACGATGAGATTGTAAAGGTGTGTAATGATCTTGCAAACCGAGGTATAAGAGTAATCGTTGCTGGACTTGATATGGATTTTAAAGGAAACCCCTTTGGACCTATGCCTAACCTTATGGCAACAGCAGAGTATGTGACTAAAGTACACGCCGTTTGTACTCGCACAGGTAATCTAGCGCAATACAGTTATAGAAAAGCACAAGGCCAAGATATTGTAATGCTAGGCGAGACAGAAGAGTATGAACCCCTATCTAGAGCGGCATATTTTAAAGCAATGCTGCGTGATCGTCTTCGTAAGATGGATGTAGATCAACCAGAAGAGATAACTCCTACTCAAAAAGAGACTCCTCAAGACCCTGGCTAGATGGCTATAACACGGTTAGAAATAGATCTTAATGCTTTAAAGCATAACTATACGTATATGCGTAGCAAAGTCGCGCCAAATGTAAGAATGATGGCCGTAGTAAAGGCATTTGCATATGGTAGCGATGCACAAGTGGTTGCTCAAGAGTTAGAAAAGCTCAATGTAGACTACTTTGCGGTGGCATACGTGGCAGAGGGTGTCGCGCTGAGAGATGCGGGTATTACAACCCCTATTTTAGTACTGCACCCACAACCAGATAATTTTGAAACACTGCTAGAGCGCTGTTTAGAGCCTAATATTTATAGCAGGAGAATGCTAGAAATGTTTTCCGCTTTCGCGAAAGCAAAAAAGCAAACCGCATATCCCATTCACCTTAAGTTTAATACAGGCCTTAATAGGCTAGGGTTTACAGCAGGAGATGTCTCTGGGATTATCGAACAGGTACTTAAATCCGAGGACTTAAAGGTGAAATCCTTATTTTCACACCTAGCGGCTAGTGAAGATCTTGACGAGCGCGATTTTACTTTGCA harbors:
- a CDS encoding TonB-dependent receptor plug domain-containing protein, giving the protein MRILLSLFLLLSFTSYSQVITILDVDTREPIIGVAIFNNDKSKSALTDFDGKADVTAFAKAETLYFQEVAHKDAQYTKAQIAAFSNRIFLKQKDNQLTEIVLSASKFAQSRKNVPQKIVGLTSKDIIRANPQTAADLLETSGSVFVQKSQQGGGSPLIRGFSTNRLLITLDGVRFNTAIFRGGNVQNVISIDPFIINRTEVLLGPGSVIYGSDAVGGVMNFYTKQPKLSFSDSLTVTGTVVARVNTANNEKTGHFDITLGKRQWSFLTSASYSDYDNLRQGEHGPDDYLRSEYVQTIDGVDVAVTNDDPLVQVGSAFNSLNLMQKVRYTPNEKWDFNLGVIYAATSDYDRYDRLTRKRDGEFRSAEWFYGPQKWFMTNLQVNKEGNGQYYDRVIGTFTYQNSKESRNDRDFNATDFFETDESVDAISVGLDFVKKLETKRNKIFYGLEYIHNKVHSDGQVTDITTGDIANTASRYPDGSTWQSLAAYASAQIELSDKTHIQTGLRYNHILLAADFSDNNEFFAFPFQNADLSTGNLTGSFGVTHEVSKKVSVKANVGTAFRAPNIDDVGKIFDSEPGSVVVPNPDLKSEYAYNGELGVSLNFSNVLQFDVNGYYTLLENALVRRDFNLNGVTEIEYQGETSNVQAIQNASKAEVYGVEIGANANLTKHLKFTSQFNYTSGVEQEEDGSYVPFRHVAPLFGNGHLIWAKDKWTLDASVAYSGKFDFDELAPSQQSNSHLYALDGDGNPFSPSWYDLSIASRYVLSDSWSFTANLENITDQRYRTYSSGIAAAGRNLILAATYNF
- a CDS encoding thymidine kinase, with the translated sequence MFLENTVNHKEQFGWIEVICGSMFSGKTEELIRRLKRAQFAKQKVEIFKPAVDVRYDEEMVVSHDSNEIRSTPVPAAANIPILADDCDVVGIDEAQFFDDEIVKVCNDLANRGIRVIVAGLDMDFKGNPFGPMPNLMATAEYVTKVHAVCTRTGNLAQYSYRKAQGQDIVMLGETEEYEPLSRAAYFKAMLRDRLRKMDVDQPEEITPTQKETPQDPG
- the rsmI gene encoding 16S rRNA (cytidine(1402)-2'-O)-methyltransferase, whose product is MSKLYLVPTPIGNLEDMTFRAIRILKEVDLILAEDTRTSGKLLKYYEIGTQMMSHHMHNEHKTVDAIVKRIAAGETVACISDAGTPAISDPGFLLTRACVEAGIEVDCLPGATAFVPALVNSGFPNDKFVFEGFLPVKKGRQTRFLALQEETRTMIIYESPHKLVKTLGHFVAYFGEDRPVSVSREITKLHEETVRGTAAEVLAHYTNKPPKGEIVIIVGGKSK
- the recO gene encoding DNA repair protein RecO, with translation MLVKTEAIVFSALKYGEADLIVKAFTKSSGVKSYLLRNILKSKKGKLRVAMFQPLTHLEIEANHKDKGTLESIREAKVITHYTSLHTQVAKSAIVFFISDMLRSSVQEEEENAPLFEFLVASSLWLDLHSDIANFHLLFLVKLSGYLGFYPDDSEAHHLYFNLLDGYFESSERTLYSRSGEEIELLKRFLGINFDVLTQIKLNQKQRTSFLNILLQYYELHLQGFKKPRSLAVLNSIFS
- a CDS encoding two-component regulator propeller domain-containing protein, with amino-acid sequence MKTRFFLLILLTSFTVMSQDFSENWTAHYSYNRVSDMTSGNDRVYVASENAVFIYNTLDESIETRTTVNGLSGNVISAIYYSEGFDTLFIGYENGVIDVVVGNSTDVLTVVDIFNKPAIPPDRKRINHFEEYNGFVYISSSFGISLFELSQLEFDDSYFIGNGGGLLDIGSVAIQEPYIYAASIDGGVRRALVANDNIIDFNNWETIRTGSYQEIVSFNNDLYLQEDNQILISQDGVDYSIFESYPETVIDIRPNEDFLSVTYNATVLLYDENQNLAQTYGAIEGFTTRYTTTLTLQGEIFVGTLGSGVARFSSSNISDVIRLLPNGPLENEHFDVAASAGNVWSVFGDFDVSYNPFPLKTQGISKFTEGEGWSSINPGDLFGATNFVHVAVNSLDPTQLFASSFNGGLVEVLDATPSILYDENNSTLSPVATTTDDVRVNGGAYDAEGNFWVTNARSPLGLHKVSPAGQFSSFNTEEILAGSDANLDALAIGLDGVVFFGTDTRGVIAYNPANNEFARLAGEDGAANLPIDDIRSLAIDRNGALWIGTRLGLRVLFGPSQIFENSQISANAIIFLEDGLAQELLNDQVITDIIVDGANNKWLATADSGVFYVSPNGQETIFHFTTDNSPLPSNTVQSVAIDPETGSVYFGTVRGMVSFDGTSTAPADNLENVLIYPNPVRPGFNGNVRIEGLTARTNVKITDLVGNLVYEENTTGGSIEWDTTAFGRHKVASGVYLLLITGPPEEMQETTIEKVMIIR
- a CDS encoding DoxX family protein, which gives rise to MKTQRIIYWIATIGICAIMLYSAQMYFRNTAMVEGFFESLNYPTYIVIPLAILKIAGVIMVLWRGIPWLTEWAYAGIFLDVVLAAAAHYNADQDITLTLVATVLVLTSYFFGKEVRPMYR